One Heptranchias perlo isolate sHepPer1 chromosome 2, sHepPer1.hap1, whole genome shotgun sequence DNA segment encodes these proteins:
- the tdp2b gene encoding tyrosyl-DNA phosphodiesterase 2, with protein sequence MSGPQSKRARLAGPDPHTAAAPPQEEPNDALGPPEEEKRRQGRVGLCAEFAVVTGTDEAVAQCYLAENDWLLEADYLAVHLIARLREFAVRKLAAAFPYVTTVTTHQKCSIGCKAFWDVLRSYSPDIVFLQEVIPPYYKYLKKRAVSYTIITANEEEYYTAIMLKKSRVKLLKQEITPFPTSSMMRNLLTVQVNIAGNELCLMTSHLESTKAHSEERMRQLGIVLKKIKEAPECATVIFGGDTNLRDQEVTKVGGLPAGILDVWEFLNKPEHCQYTWDTKMNNNLKARYSCRLRFDRLFFRAASEGQIVPKQMDLLGLDKLECGRFCSDHWGLLCDFDVIL encoded by the exons ATGAGCGGGCCACAGAGTAAAAGGGCGAGGCTGGCCGGCCCCGACCCTCATACAGCGGCCGCCCCTCCGCAAGAAGAGCCGAATGATGCACTGGGTCcaccggaggaggagaagaggcgcCAAGGCCGTGTGGGTCTTTGTGCTGAATTCGCTGTTGTGACCGGTACGGACGAAGCCGTAGCTCAGTGTTACCTGGCGGAAAATGACTGGCTCTTAGAA gcAGATTATTTGGCCGTTCATCTTATTGCTCGCTTGCgggagtttgctgtgcgcaagctggctgccgcatttccctacgttacaacagtgacgacacatcAAAAGtgctccattggttgtaaagcgttttgggacgtcctgagatc gTATTCCCCAGATATAGTGTTTCTGCAGGAAGTTATTCCACCCTATTACAAATACTTGAAGAAGCGAGCAGTAAGCTACACCATTATTACAG CAAATGAAGAGGAATACTACACAGCAATAATGCTGAAAAAATCCCGAGTGAAATTATTGAAACAAGAAATAACACCTTTCCCAACCTCCTCCATGATGAGAAACCTCCTGACTGTTCAG GTCAACATTGCAGGGAATGAACTCTGCTTAATGACGTCACACCTGGAGAGCACTAAGGCCCATTCAGAGGAACGGATGAGACAGCTGGGGATTGTACTGAAGAAAATTAAAGAAGCACCAGAGTGTGCCACTGTAATATTCGGGGGCGACACCAATCTGAGAGACCAGGAG GTTACAAAGGTTGGAGGTTTGCCAGCTGGTATCTTGGACGTCTGGGAATTCTTAAACAAACCTGAACACTGTCAATATACCTGGGACACCAAAATGAACAATAATCTGAAGGCACGTTATTCTTGCAGGCTTCGTTTTGATCGTCTGTTTTTCAGGGCTGCCAGCGAAGGTCAGATTGTCCCAAAACAAATGGATCTCCTGGGACTAGACAAGCTGGAGTGTGGACGGTTTTGCAGTGATCACTGGGGACTCCTGTGTGACTTCGATGTCATACTGTGA
- the acot13 gene encoding acyl-coenzyme A thioesterase 13 isoform X2, whose translation MTVVAANPGKIVCEMNVEEEHVNRAGTLHGGLTATLIDVVSTAALLTTERALPGVSIDMNVTYMNAAKLGEDIIITAQVLKEGKTLAFTTVDLTSKVTGKLLAQGRHTKHLGS comes from the exons ATGACCGTTGTTGCAGCTAATCCTGGGAAAATAGTCTGTGAAATGAATGTGGAAGAGGAACATGTGAACCGAGCAGGCACTCTGCATGGAGGACTAACTGCTACTCTTATTGATGTGGTATCAACGGCAGCCTTACTTACTACAGAACGGGCGTTACCAGGAGTTAGTATAGACATGAATGTAAC GTACATGAATGCAGCTAAACTGGGAGAGGATATTATCATAACTGCTCAGGTGCTGAAGGAAGGTAAAACACTCGCATTTACGACTGTGGATTTGACTAGCAAAGTAACAGGGAAACTCCTAGCTCAAGGCCGACACACAAAGCATTTGGGCAGCTGA
- the acot13 gene encoding acyl-coenzyme A thioesterase 13 isoform X1, giving the protein MAGSSLNAFRQVVQGLTGGTGFDRVLSKMTVVAANPGKIVCEMNVEEEHVNRAGTLHGGLTATLIDVVSTAALLTTERALPGVSIDMNVTYMNAAKLGEDIIITAQVLKEGKTLAFTTVDLTSKVTGKLLAQGRHTKHLGS; this is encoded by the exons ATGGCTGGTTCGTCCTTGAACGCTTTCAGGCAGGTCGTCCAGGGTTTAACGGGAGGAACCGGCTTCGATCGGGTTTTGAGTAAG ATGACCGTTGTTGCAGCTAATCCTGGGAAAATAGTCTGTGAAATGAATGTGGAAGAGGAACATGTGAACCGAGCAGGCACTCTGCATGGAGGACTAACTGCTACTCTTATTGATGTGGTATCAACGGCAGCCTTACTTACTACAGAACGGGCGTTACCAGGAGTTAGTATAGACATGAATGTAAC GTACATGAATGCAGCTAAACTGGGAGAGGATATTATCATAACTGCTCAGGTGCTGAAGGAAGGTAAAACACTCGCATTTACGACTGTGGATTTGACTAGCAAAGTAACAGGGAAACTCCTAGCTCAAGGCCGACACACAAAGCATTTGGGCAGCTGA